The sequence GATTGTGGATACGAGTGCCCATGTGAAACTTTTACATTGAAAATCAAAATATTATACCGTTGTGAATGCAATTTGTCGAATTCGATTATCTTTGTGCCGATTTTTTAAAAAATAACAGAGAATTCCCACCAGGGAAGGAACACCTAATAGCTTGAAATAATGGCACATAAAGCAGGATTTGTGAACATTGTTGGCAACCCGAATGTGGGTAAATCAACAATTATGAATGCACTGGTAGGCGAAAAATTGTCTATCATCACCCAAAAGATGCAAACAACGCGCCACCGCATTAAAGGTATTGTAAGTGGCGACGATTTCCAGATTGTTTATTCCGATACTCCCGGAATTCTGAAGCCCAGTTATAAGCTTCAGGAATCGATGATGAAGTTTGTTGATACAGCTTTGATAGATGCCGACGTGATTCTTTTTGTTACCGATGTAAAAGAAAAGATCGATAAAAATCCGGAGTACATCGAAAAAGTACGCAAGTCGAACATGCCGGTTATCGTGTTGCTGAACAAGATCGATCTGTCGAACCAGGAAGAGGTTTTGAAATTGTACGATCATTGGTCGAACACTTTCCCGGGAGCGGATGTTTTTCCGATTTCGGCATTAGAGAAATTTAATATCGAGCCTATTTTCGATCGTATTCTCGACCATCTTCCGGAAGGCCCGGCTTTCTTCTCGAAAGAACAATTGACCGACCGGAACGAGCGCTTTTTTATGCAGGAAATTATTCGCGAGAAAATTCTTCTGCACTATCAAAAAGAAATTCCGTATTCGGTTGAAGTTGAAGTTGAGGAGTTTAAAGAAGAAGAAAGAATTATCAATATCCGCACGGTAATTTATGTTTCGCGAGAGAGCCAGAAAGGAATTATTATTGGTCATCAGGGCAAAATGATTAAACGCATTGGAACTGAAGCCCGAGCTGATGCTGAAGAGTTTTTTGATAAGAAAATTTTTCTGGAGTTGTATGTAAAAGTAGCGAAAGACTGGCGCGAGAAAGATGGTCAGTTAAAGAAATTTGGTTACGATAAATTTTAAGCCTGAAGACAGAAGTTGGAAGAAAGGATTCTTTCTTCATTAAAGATTAGAAAAAATGAGCAGCAGAATAGTAGCTATAGTAGGACGCCCGAATGTTGGAAAATCAACCCTGTTTAATCGTTTGATTGAGCAGCGAAAAGCCATTGTAGATGAAACAGCAGGGGTTACCCGCGACCGTAACTACGGAAAAGGT comes from uncultured Draconibacterium sp. and encodes:
- the era gene encoding GTPase Era — protein: MAHKAGFVNIVGNPNVGKSTIMNALVGEKLSIITQKMQTTRHRIKGIVSGDDFQIVYSDTPGILKPSYKLQESMMKFVDTALIDADVILFVTDVKEKIDKNPEYIEKVRKSNMPVIVLLNKIDLSNQEEVLKLYDHWSNTFPGADVFPISALEKFNIEPIFDRILDHLPEGPAFFSKEQLTDRNERFFMQEIIREKILLHYQKEIPYSVEVEVEEFKEEERIINIRTVIYVSRESQKGIIIGHQGKMIKRIGTEARADAEEFFDKKIFLELYVKVAKDWREKDGQLKKFGYDKF